acgtGGGTCTTAATGCAGAGGGAGACACGCAGGATGATGTCAGCATGCTAAAATTAGTGAGTGACGTCAGCCATAAAGGACTGCAGTGCTACTGCtgaatacagacagacagacacacagccacacacacagccacacgaAAGGTAGCAATGAGCTTGATCCCAAAACTAATTTCCTCCAGGCACTACACAAAACCCTGAAAGCCTGAAATGTAGAAAAGTATCAAACTATATCAGTATGCTTGAATTTATATAAAAGAAACTCTTTTTGTGTGATGAAATATTCAAAGTGAATTTCCACCTTGCCAGCCTAGGTCTATGCCCTGCCAGCACACATCTGCGAGGTTTGATAAAGGGAGTCAAAACTGATACATAATTAATGATTCATACAtaattctgatttttttctctcattacCTTACCaagccccacacacacacacacacacacacccacacccaacTATCCACTGCAGCAAGATGTGGACAGGAGTGATTCCCTCATCACCTGCTCTCACAAGCATGATCTCAGTAGagtatatatagaaccttacaCTCACCATGACATATAAGATACGTAACAGAGACAGAACAGTGTATTTAGAGAAACActatgaatgaacaaatgaatgaatgaatgaatgtcttGGTGTTAGAGTTTGATACTTTAGCAGTAGACCGTACTGACACTGAATGAAggactggatggatggatggatggatggatggatggatggatggatggatgggtgagtgagtgagttatgACCTACTATTTTAGCATGTGGAatagacggatggatggatggattgatggatggatgaatggctCGCAGTTAGAGTGAAACACTTAAGCAGTAAAATTTGCTGACACATAATTAATGAATGATGAGCTTATAGGTGCACTGAGATACAATGAATGAGAAGAGAGTGAAAGCATTAGAAAGAtaatggagggagggagagagggagagcgagagagcaaatgagaaagcaagagagagtgagagagatgcaTTGACTAAGCAGAGACACAGATAAACTGAatgaatagagagaaagagatgaatgAAAGCTGCCATCATGTGAGTAGGTGTGTGTCAAGGCTGTGTGTGGCCATGACGCCGTTACTGAATTTAGAACAGACAGTGGTGTAACAGGAGGGTCTCCCACAGGCGCcatgcacacgcgcacacacacactttacttAGTTTACATAGCAGGAGCTCAATAAATACCAccttctctcttactctccaaTACGCAGTGTCATTTGTTAATCACAAAAGATGATAATTCATGGCTACATAATCAAATGTTTGATATGGGATTTTTCAATatctgactgactgaatgaatgaatgaatgaatgaatgaatgaatgagtgttaGGGATTGATACTTATTGAACCCCAATGAGTGAATAAAGAAATGCCTGTTAGGGTCTTATACTTTAGATTTAGGACTTGCTGacactgaatgaatgaacgaatgaacgaatgaatgactAGCAGTTAGAGGCGATGTACATTAGCAACAGGACTTACTGCCATGTATGGTCTGCAGCCTGCATCTCTGGTCTTTGCGATGGAGTCAACAAGCTGCCCGCTGATACCGAAATCACACAACTTAATGTTACCATTCCTGTCCAAGAGGATGTTAGAGGGCTTAATgtctgcagagagagacagagagcgagagcgagtaAAAAGAGAGATGACTAACTTCATCTAGATCTTTCTTTGGCCTGGAAAGTGAGTTCCACAGACTGCATTTCTCTCCTGACAAATGAGGCATGAAATTACAGTGCTAAATTACAGCTAATTTGTTCATTTAGATCTCCGCACTCTGGTTTGAAGAGGTAGGGAACATGTCATATCTTACCTCTGTGAATTATTTTCAAGTTTTCTTTTAAGTGGTTAAGTGCTTTCACAGTCTGTAATTTAAAAAGAAGCAACAGGTTAACAGTCTTGTCATGCTGCtctccacccacccacacaccaagagagggaaagatgaagGGCCGTTAGGAAGCATGACTCACAGCTAACGTAATTTTGCCTAAAATCTCCTCCGGGATCACGTCCTCCAACGTGGAATACACATATTTGTAGAATTTGTCTAACGAGGTAGACATGAGTTCCATACATATCCAACAGTCTCcctgaaacacagagagagagagagagagagagagagagagagagagagagagagagagagagagagagagagagagagagagagagagagagagagagagagagacagagagacagagagacagagagagagagagagagacagagagacagagagacagagagagagacagagagagagagagagagagacagagagagagagagagacagagagagagagagagagagagagagagagagagagagagacagagagacagagagagagagagagagagagagagagagagagagagagagagagagagagagagagagagagacagagagacagagagacagagagagagagagagagagagagagagagagagagagagagagagagagagagagagagagagagacagagagagagagatttttttttcttcagatgcAGAAAAGGTTATATTGGAGAACTTAATTTATTCAAGCCAAATTACTTTATATACTGTGCCTTGAATCTTGTCCTCAGAAGTGAAAATCTTATATAtatgttattaatatttatacaatgacattttgaaaaatgtgctatattgagacatcagcatactgaTTTAGTTTTTGAGATAATGTCATAGAATTACCGATAGCACCACTCTAGGAACTTTGTGTCAGTGAGATTTCAATAAATCTGGAATGAGCCTGTCTGGTTGTGTGTAAAGCTGTAAAGGCCTTCTCCCTGAGGTAACGCTACCTTCTAGTGCTAACCATGTGACAGGACAGCCACCAGACGACATCGTTCAACCCTGGTGCCATTGCTGTGGGACCTTGCCATGGAGAGGAGCAACAAGTTCTCTCATTCCTTATTGCCTCAGGTGCTTGTGCTGCCCTTAACAAGAGTTTATGTTAATTTGTCATCGGCAGCACCAGCTCATGTTGCTTCCTGCATCTGTCATGGGCACATGGGGCTTGGGACTGGCCTCATGCCACCTCTTGAAGGCACCTGGCACATTCTCTCATTAGAGTCATATAGTATATTGAACCATGACAGGTTCAAGCTCGTTCTTGATGTATCTTATAAATTGCGCCCCACAAAATTGCTTTTTTGTATATAATAAGAttttaatgggaaaaaaaatgtgaactcTGTAACGTGATACAGGCTACAGTACCATAATAAGCCGTCCAAAAGgagtaaataattaaaagaacacatttttgaCTGGGGGGGGGGTCTTCAAAGCTAGATTAAGAGAGTGCAGTATTTAAATGACTGCAACGCACCTCTCTGAAGAGTGCTCCATAGAACTGAACAATGTAGGGACAGTCACTGCTCCTCATGACCACATCCAGGTCCATCAGCAACTGCTTCTGCTCCTTCTCATCTACTGTGGATCTGATCCTctgtcacacaaacacaacacaaagtaAAGGGTTTTACTATGACTGTCCaatgacaaaaataatcaaGCATGATTAACCACACTATTTTGTACAGTTAAATGCAATTGGATTTGCTATTTCTTtataagcaaacaaaataagCTTCTTTAGAATGTATGTTTTACTTTCATCATGTGCACCCACatgaacctgaacatgaaaattTCCAATTTTCATCACCAACATCCTGTCAGAGCAGCAGTGGCTGGATGTTCCTAATGACTGTTTCTAACACATATTTCAGTCAATTTATTTATGTGTCACATATCACCCATTCACCATCAAAGGTCTCAACCATCAGAGCCTCTCTCCACACTCCAATGATTGGGCTATTTATAAATTACACATAAATGGCAGGGACTATGATTTTTGGAGTTTATTTTGGAGGGAGGCATTAAAACAGTTCTTGAGAACCCGAGATATGAAAACTGCTAAATCTCAAAACGCATAAATTGTTAGACTTCCAACGTGCATGCATGTATGCTGTGCACAAGACGCAAACAtgagcatataaacagtaaCGTGAATAGGTCCGTCACGATCCCCAAATTTTAGCTGACGTTTATTTAATATGAAAAATAAGTGCAATTAACAATTGAATTGTCTGTTGTGTTAATTATATGCAACATATAATAAACACTTGTACATAATTAAGTGCACAAATCTGAAGCAGCTAGACTGAAATGAACTTTGCCTATAAAAAGTGATACAACACAGTTAAAAGTTAGAACTCTTAGtgaaaactaaacaaacaaacaaataaataaataaaatataaaaggcaGAAGTGAttccatttatttacatttatttggctCAAGCCAACTAAGGAAAAAGCATCACATTATGCTTATGGCATAACATCAAATCAAACTTTTCATCGAAACTTTGTGCATCGTTACACCCCTAATGCACATAAAATGTGACTCTTCAGgtggtgaaaaataaaataaatttgttaGGTCATGTGCTCTATTATTTCCCTGTATCTTTTAAACCCTGTGCCTCACAATCATGCAGTTAGTAGTAAGTCCTATGTACACTGTAGTCCTCCGTAAGTAAATCTAATGTTAATGTCAGACACATTGTGTGATCCCATTTAGTGATCCCATCTAGGTACATACTGCACTGTGCCTGCACTTGTACAAACACTGAGCCCAGAGCATTACCTTTACAGCCATGATCTGTCCGCTGGGTTTGTGGGCCATTTTGTTGACGGAGCCATAGGCCCCCCGTCCAATCTCCCCCAAGTCCTTTAGATCCTCCGCTGTGAAGTCACAGTGCTGCTCTGGAGAAATCTTCAACTTCCCTGACGACTCGATACTGTGTGTACGCAGCCGCTCtctaaacatatatacacacacaccacacacagttcTTGACTGCATCCTGAATACTCAGCAATAACTCAAACTACTAACTGGTGCAGACTCACCAAGGGTAGAATCCACATGTGACAGCTCTAAACAGCTGTATGTTTTCAACCTTTGGATTACATTATAGTATAGCCAACCTTGCCTGCTGACAGGATGGCAGGTTATGGACTAACATTACTATTGTCAGCATTGCCAGGAATATAGCAAAAATGCACTGATGAGTCAATAATGTGACACTAAAGATGAGcctgctttatttattaatttatttttttgataagTCTCCCCCCATCACACAATGGTATGAAGCTGGGAAGTCATGTGAAGCACCACCATATCAAACTGCCGCTGAGACAACAttactggacagctcaacacgtTCGGAGGAGAGTGCTAACAGTAACTATGTCACATTGACTAGTATTATGCTGAGTGatatggagagaaagagagtcacaGGCACAGTCACTGAGGCCAATAATGCTCTCTTGCACTAATGAAGAGCAATATGACGATATTTTATCATGATattgataaattacatcacagtatgcCGTTCTGACGACATCTTGGATATTGatagtacttaaagaacaccgAACGACTacgtttcattataaagagtgCATAATTAGTCTTTGCTAAATTTTGTGCAGCTTagaatgtaaaacagtgtcttcaTAGATTTTGGCCAGAGCTGGACCTTTATTCTGCTGCAACTTATCAAACCTAGGAAGAATGAAATACTGTGAAAAATAtcatgcatcatgaaaatgtcctGGAAGTACTGTGATACTGTATTCCTGCCATATTGCCATATTACTTATGTCTTGGACTTCTGGCTATTGTTTTATCACTGGAGATCAAACTTCCAACGATCAGGTCATTGCTCTGATAtaccaggtggctgctaaggtgttgctaggccattcctatggcattccaggtggttgcttaggtGTAACTAGCCCATTGCTATGGCATGCCAGACGGTtcctaaggtattgctaggccatttATGTGGTAGCCCAAGCGAATGCTAAGccgttgctaggccattgctatggtatcgcAAATGTATCCTTACTCACATGTGTGGGTTTTGAAAGGGCGGTCCCGCTGTGTTGAGGGTAAACCTCGTAGCCGGTTTGATTGGCGGATTGGCAAAATTTAACTTCAGTGCTTTACGTTTACCTGTTAGAGAGAGGGCAGACACATTCAggttatacacacacaggcacacatgcacgcacacatctctcaagaacagaaagaaaacaaatacacacacatacatacacacattcaatCAGTGACAAAACATGGAGAAGACAGTATGGATACTGTTTTCCCACAGAATGAGGTTTTCACTTCATTAATGAGTAATGTGGAACATTCCAGTGCATCCGCAGATGCTCAGGGAAGCCATGCACACCTGaccagagaaagaggagaaacacaAACCAGATTTCTTAAAGCTACCCCACAGTTTCAGTGCTCTGCTCCTCGTAACTACCATGCCCAGCTATACTGCGCCATGAACATGACCATACTTTGTAATCGGAACATTTCCCATCCATCAATTGTATTTATGTAGTTTTAacattacacaattttccccagATGAAAATAATCCCATCGCTAAAAACAGCTGTAGCCATATTAAAAGctgaattaatatattttagagacaacagtgtgtcatacagtgtatGAAACCACATACGTAAGTCTATTTGCTATTGCTTAACAACAAAACATATTCTCAAGCAGGTTGGTTTGCcaattagcctcatagctcagTGCAcacctaaagaagcaaatttcagacaccagcATGTCACTGTTGACTGACTAGATGATTTGTGGTAAGgggaaaattatgtaaattagatttttttttttccaaatattatatttactttCAGCTTTATCCAGCTAACTAAGTTATCCAGGGACGAGGTGCAGAGCCACGCTCTCTCATGAGCTTTAAGCAGTCCAAACTGAACAGCTTTAGCAAATCTGGCTGTTGAAGATGATGACTGCATCCAACATGCTGCCAAAAGCCCTGCCTACCCTCACTCCCCATTCAGAGCCAGTTCCATTATACCCCAGGAATAAAAACAAGCCTTACCTGCACCAAATTATAATGACAatcataaaatgaaaattaaacatgaaaGAAATGTGTC
This portion of the Pygocentrus nattereri isolate fPygNat1 chromosome 1, fPygNat1.pri, whole genome shotgun sequence genome encodes:
- the map2k4a gene encoding dual specificity mitogen-activated protein kinase kinase 4a isoform X7, which codes for MNYCLYNLQGAPKSHNSSSNSGSTAHHHQPQSQHITTMSSMQETNTCWRCQSDTALKLNFANPPIKPATRFTLNTAGPPFQNPHIERLRTHSIESSGKLKISPEQHCDFTAEDLKDLGEIGRGAYGSVNKMAHKPSGQIMAVKRIRSTVDEKEQKQLLMDLDVVMRSSDCPYIVQFYGALFREGDCWICMELMSTSLDKFYKYVYSTLEDVIPEEILGKITLATVKALNHLKENLKIIHRDIKPSNILLDRNGNIKLCDFGISGQLVDSIAKTRDAGCRPYMAPERIDPSASRQGYDVRSDVWSLGITLYELATGRFPYPKWNSVFDQLTQVVKGDPPQLSNSEERQFSPKFINFVNLCLTKDESKRPKYRELLKHPFILMYEERSVDVASYVCRILDQMPASPSSPMYVD
- the map2k4a gene encoding dual specificity mitogen-activated protein kinase kinase 4a isoform X8 is translated as MATPNSTTTTSTSSPSSFYYSSSSSSHNSSSNSGSTAHHHQPQSQHITTMSSMQALKLNFANPPIKPATRFTLNTAGPPFQNPHIERLRTHSIESSGKLKISPEQHCDFTAEDLKDLGEIGRGAYGSVNKMAHKPSGQIMAVKRIRSTVDEKEQKQLLMDLDVVMRSSDCPYIVQFYGALFREGDCWICMELMSTSLDKFYKYVYSTLEDVIPEEILGKITLATVKALNHLKENLKIIHRDIKPSNILLDRNGNIKLCDFGISGQLVDSIAKTRDAGCRPYMAPERIDPSASRQGYDVRSDVWSLGITLYELATGRFPYPKWNSVFDQLTQVVKGDPPQLSNSEERQFSPKFINFVNLCLTKDESKRPKYRELLKHPFILMYEERSVDVASYVCRILDQMPASPSSPMYVD
- the map2k4a gene encoding dual specificity mitogen-activated protein kinase kinase 4a isoform X12; this translates as MSSMQETNTCWRCQSDTALKLNFANPPIKPATRFTLNTAGPPFQNPHIERLRTHSIESSGKLKISPEQHCDFTAEDLKDLGEIGRGAYGSVNKMAHKPSGQIMAVKRIRSTVDEKEQKQLLMDLDVVMRSSDCPYIVQFYGALFREGDCWICMELMSTSLDKFYKYVYSTLEDVIPEEILGKITLATVKALNHLKENLKIIHRDIKPSNILLDRNGNIKLCDFGISGQLVDSIAKTRDAGCRPYMAPERIDPSASRQGYDVRSDVWSLGITLYELATGRFPYPKWNSVFDQLTQVVKGDPPQLSNSEERQFSPKFINFVNLCLTKDESKRPKYRELLKHPFILMYEERSVDVASYVCRILDQMPASPSSPMYVD
- the map2k4a gene encoding dual specificity mitogen-activated protein kinase kinase 4a isoform X14, with the protein product MSSMQALKLNFANPPIKPATRFTLNTAGPPFQNPHIERLRTHSIESSGKLKISPEQHCDFTAEDLKDLGEIGRGAYGSVNKMAHKPSGQIMAVKRIRSTVDEKEQKQLLMDLDVVMRSSDCPYIVQFYGALFREGDCWICMELMSTSLDKFYKYVYSTLEDVIPEEILGKITLATVKALNHLKENLKIIHRDIKPSNILLDRNGNIKLCDFGISGQLVDSIAKTRDAGCRPYMAPERIDPSASRQGYDVRSDVWSLGITLYELATGRFPYPKWNSVFDQLTQVVKGDPPQLSNSEERQFSPKFINFVNLCLTKDESKRPKYRELLKHPFILMYEERSVDVASYVCRILDQMPASPSSPMYVD
- the map2k4a gene encoding dual specificity mitogen-activated protein kinase kinase 4a isoform X1, with amino-acid sequence MATPNSTTTTSTSSPSSFYYSSSSSSHNSSSNSGSTAHHHQPQSQHITTMSSMQETNTCWRCQSDTGFQINLSGAPQSKRKALKLNFANPPIKPATRFTLNTAGPPFQNPHIERLRTHSIESSGKLKISPEQHCDFTAEDLKDLGEIGRGAYGSVNKMAHKPSGQIMAVKRIRSTVDEKEQKQLLMDLDVVMRSSDCPYIVQFYGALFREGDCWICMELMSTSLDKFYKYVYSTLEDVIPEEILGKITLATVKALNHLKENLKIIHRDIKPSNILLDRNGNIKLCDFGISGQLVDSIAKTRDAGCRPYMAPERIDPSASRQGYDVRSDVWSLGITLYELATGRFPYPKWNSVFDQLTQVVKGDPPQLSNSEERQFSPKFINFVNLCLTKDESKRPKYRELLKHPFILMYEERSVDVASYVCRILDQMPASPSSPMYVD
- the map2k4a gene encoding dual specificity mitogen-activated protein kinase kinase 4a isoform X10: MNYCLYNLQGAPKSHNSSSNSGSTAHHHQPQSQHITTMSSMQALKLNFANPPIKPATRFTLNTAGPPFQNPHIERLRTHSIESSGKLKISPEQHCDFTAEDLKDLGEIGRGAYGSVNKMAHKPSGQIMAVKRIRSTVDEKEQKQLLMDLDVVMRSSDCPYIVQFYGALFREGDCWICMELMSTSLDKFYKYVYSTLEDVIPEEILGKITLATVKALNHLKENLKIIHRDIKPSNILLDRNGNIKLCDFGISGQLVDSIAKTRDAGCRPYMAPERIDPSASRQGYDVRSDVWSLGITLYELATGRFPYPKWNSVFDQLTQVVKGDPPQLSNSEERQFSPKFINFVNLCLTKDESKRPKYRELLKHPFILMYEERSVDVASYVCRILDQMPASPSSPMYVD
- the map2k4a gene encoding dual specificity mitogen-activated protein kinase kinase 4a isoform X11; this encodes MSSMQETNTCWRCQSDTGFQINLSGAPQSKRKALKLNFANPPIKPATRFTLNTAGPPFQNPHIERLRTHSIESSGKLKISPEQHCDFTAEDLKDLGEIGRGAYGSVNKMAHKPSGQIMAVKRIRSTVDEKEQKQLLMDLDVVMRSSDCPYIVQFYGALFREGDCWICMELMSTSLDKFYKYVYSTLEDVIPEEILGKITLATVKALNHLKENLKIIHRDIKPSNILLDRNGNIKLCDFGISGQLVDSIAKTRDAGCRPYMAPERIDPSASRQGYDVRSDVWSLGITLYELATGRFPYPKWNSVFDQLTQVVKGDPPQLSNSEERQFSPKFINFVNLCLTKDESKRPKYRELLKHPFILMYEERSVDVASYVCRILDQMPASPSSPMYVD
- the map2k4a gene encoding dual specificity mitogen-activated protein kinase kinase 4a isoform X6; this encodes MATPNSTTTTSTSSPSSFYYSSSSSSHNSSSNSGSTAHHHQPQSQHITTMSSMQGKRKALKLNFANPPIKPATRFTLNTAGPPFQNPHIERLRTHSIESSGKLKISPEQHCDFTAEDLKDLGEIGRGAYGSVNKMAHKPSGQIMAVKRIRSTVDEKEQKQLLMDLDVVMRSSDCPYIVQFYGALFREGDCWICMELMSTSLDKFYKYVYSTLEDVIPEEILGKITLATVKALNHLKENLKIIHRDIKPSNILLDRNGNIKLCDFGISGQLVDSIAKTRDAGCRPYMAPERIDPSASRQGYDVRSDVWSLGITLYELATGRFPYPKWNSVFDQLTQVVKGDPPQLSNSEERQFSPKFINFVNLCLTKDESKRPKYRELLKHPFILMYEERSVDVASYVCRILDQMPASPSSPMYVD
- the map2k4a gene encoding dual specificity mitogen-activated protein kinase kinase 4a isoform X3; translation: MATPNSTTTTSTSSPSSFYYSSSSSSHNSSSNSGSTAHHHQPQSQHITTMSSMQGFQINLSGAPQSKRKALKLNFANPPIKPATRFTLNTAGPPFQNPHIERLRTHSIESSGKLKISPEQHCDFTAEDLKDLGEIGRGAYGSVNKMAHKPSGQIMAVKRIRSTVDEKEQKQLLMDLDVVMRSSDCPYIVQFYGALFREGDCWICMELMSTSLDKFYKYVYSTLEDVIPEEILGKITLATVKALNHLKENLKIIHRDIKPSNILLDRNGNIKLCDFGISGQLVDSIAKTRDAGCRPYMAPERIDPSASRQGYDVRSDVWSLGITLYELATGRFPYPKWNSVFDQLTQVVKGDPPQLSNSEERQFSPKFINFVNLCLTKDESKRPKYRELLKHPFILMYEERSVDVASYVCRILDQMPASPSSPMYVD
- the map2k4a gene encoding dual specificity mitogen-activated protein kinase kinase 4a isoform X2; translated protein: MATPNSTTTTSTSSPSSFYYSSSSSSHNSSSNSGSTAHHHQPQSQHITTMSSMQETNTCWRCQSDTGKRKALKLNFANPPIKPATRFTLNTAGPPFQNPHIERLRTHSIESSGKLKISPEQHCDFTAEDLKDLGEIGRGAYGSVNKMAHKPSGQIMAVKRIRSTVDEKEQKQLLMDLDVVMRSSDCPYIVQFYGALFREGDCWICMELMSTSLDKFYKYVYSTLEDVIPEEILGKITLATVKALNHLKENLKIIHRDIKPSNILLDRNGNIKLCDFGISGQLVDSIAKTRDAGCRPYMAPERIDPSASRQGYDVRSDVWSLGITLYELATGRFPYPKWNSVFDQLTQVVKGDPPQLSNSEERQFSPKFINFVNLCLTKDESKRPKYRELLKHPFILMYEERSVDVASYVCRILDQMPASPSSPMYVD
- the map2k4a gene encoding dual specificity mitogen-activated protein kinase kinase 4a isoform X13, encoding MLDHGKRKALKLNFANPPIKPATRFTLNTAGPPFQNPHIERLRTHSIESSGKLKISPEQHCDFTAEDLKDLGEIGRGAYGSVNKMAHKPSGQIMAVKRIRSTVDEKEQKQLLMDLDVVMRSSDCPYIVQFYGALFREGDCWICMELMSTSLDKFYKYVYSTLEDVIPEEILGKITLATVKALNHLKENLKIIHRDIKPSNILLDRNGNIKLCDFGISGQLVDSIAKTRDAGCRPYMAPERIDPSASRQGYDVRSDVWSLGITLYELATGRFPYPKWNSVFDQLTQVVKGDPPQLSNSEERQFSPKFINFVNLCLTKDESKRPKYRELLKHPFILMYEERSVDVASYVCRILDQMPASPSSPMYVD
- the map2k4a gene encoding dual specificity mitogen-activated protein kinase kinase 4a isoform X5, giving the protein MATPNSTTTTSTSSPSSFYYSSSSSSHNSSSNSGSTAHHHQPQSQHITTMSSMQETNTCWRCQSDTALKLNFANPPIKPATRFTLNTAGPPFQNPHIERLRTHSIESSGKLKISPEQHCDFTAEDLKDLGEIGRGAYGSVNKMAHKPSGQIMAVKRIRSTVDEKEQKQLLMDLDVVMRSSDCPYIVQFYGALFREGDCWICMELMSTSLDKFYKYVYSTLEDVIPEEILGKITLATVKALNHLKENLKIIHRDIKPSNILLDRNGNIKLCDFGISGQLVDSIAKTRDAGCRPYMAPERIDPSASRQGYDVRSDVWSLGITLYELATGRFPYPKWNSVFDQLTQVVKGDPPQLSNSEERQFSPKFINFVNLCLTKDESKRPKYRELLKHPFILMYEERSVDVASYVCRILDQMPASPSSPMYVD
- the map2k4a gene encoding dual specificity mitogen-activated protein kinase kinase 4a isoform X9, coding for MNYCLYNLQGAPKSHNSSSNSGSTAHHHQPQSQHITTMSSMQGKRKALKLNFANPPIKPATRFTLNTAGPPFQNPHIERLRTHSIESSGKLKISPEQHCDFTAEDLKDLGEIGRGAYGSVNKMAHKPSGQIMAVKRIRSTVDEKEQKQLLMDLDVVMRSSDCPYIVQFYGALFREGDCWICMELMSTSLDKFYKYVYSTLEDVIPEEILGKITLATVKALNHLKENLKIIHRDIKPSNILLDRNGNIKLCDFGISGQLVDSIAKTRDAGCRPYMAPERIDPSASRQGYDVRSDVWSLGITLYELATGRFPYPKWNSVFDQLTQVVKGDPPQLSNSEERQFSPKFINFVNLCLTKDESKRPKYRELLKHPFILMYEERSVDVASYVCRILDQMPASPSSPMYVD
- the map2k4a gene encoding dual specificity mitogen-activated protein kinase kinase 4a isoform X4, coding for MNYCLYNLQGAPKSHNSSSNSGSTAHHHQPQSQHITTMSSMQETNTCWRCQSDTGFQINLSGAPQSKRKALKLNFANPPIKPATRFTLNTAGPPFQNPHIERLRTHSIESSGKLKISPEQHCDFTAEDLKDLGEIGRGAYGSVNKMAHKPSGQIMAVKRIRSTVDEKEQKQLLMDLDVVMRSSDCPYIVQFYGALFREGDCWICMELMSTSLDKFYKYVYSTLEDVIPEEILGKITLATVKALNHLKENLKIIHRDIKPSNILLDRNGNIKLCDFGISGQLVDSIAKTRDAGCRPYMAPERIDPSASRQGYDVRSDVWSLGITLYELATGRFPYPKWNSVFDQLTQVVKGDPPQLSNSEERQFSPKFINFVNLCLTKDESKRPKYRELLKHPFILMYEERSVDVASYVCRILDQMPASPSSPMYVD